The genomic interval AGTTTATGTGCGTGCGCGCATGCGTCGCGCGGGCTTTCGCGAGATTCGCACGCCGCAATTGCTGGCGCGCTCGCTGTGGGAGAAGAGCGGGCACTGGGAGAAGTTCGGCGCGGCGATGTATTCGTTAGCCGATGCGGAAGAAGGCCGCGCGCTGTGTCTGAAGCCGATGAGTTGTCCCTGTCATGTGCAGGTATTCAATCAGCGCGTGCGGTCTTATCGCGAGTTGCCGGTGCGGTACAGCGAGTTCGGCGCGTGTCATCGCGATGAACCGTCGGGCTCGCTCGAAGGATTGAAGCGCACGCGTGCTTTCGTGCAGGACGATGCGCATGTGTTCTGCACGGAGGCTCAAATCGAGGTAGAAGTCGGCCGCTTCTGTGCGTTGTTGCGTACGGTCTATGCGGATCTCGGTTTTCCCCGGTTCAAGGTCGCGCTCGCGACGCGGCCGGCCATGCGCGCGGGCGACGATCAAACGTGGGATCGCGCGGAAGATGCGCTGGCGAATGCGGCGCGTGCGGCCGGGCTCGAATTCGAGGTGCTCGAAGGAGAGGGCGCTTTTTATGGGCCGAAACTCGAATTTCATCTGCTGGATAGCCGCGCGCGCAGTTGGCAGTGCGGCACGATCCAGCTCGATTTCGTGCTGCCCGAGCGGCTCGACGCGGAGTTCGTCAACGAGCGCAATGAGCGTGAGCGGCCTGTAATGATTCATCACGCGGTGCTCGGCAGCATGGAGCGGTTCATCGCGATGCTGCTGGAGCATCACGAGGGATGGTTGCCGGTGTGGCTGGCGCCTGAACAGGTCGTGGTTGCGACGATTAGCGAAACGAATCGAGCTTACGCGCAAGAGGTCATGCAGGCGCTCGACGATGCGGGTGTCAGGGCGGTACTTGATAGTCGGCCTGAACGGCTGGAGAAGAAGATTGTCGATGCGCGCGAGAAACAGGTGCCGCTTCTGGTTGTGGTGGGCTCGCGCGATGAGCGGGATCAGACGATTAGTATCCGCTTGCGGGATGGGCGGCAAATGACGGTTTCGTTTGTGGAGGCTGTGGAACGGTTGAGGTCGATGGCGCTAACGCCTGTGATGGCGTCGAAGCTGTGATTTGGCGAGGCCATTGAACCGTGAAAATGAATTTCCCACGCGTTGGCTCGACGCACAGACAACAGCGTGAGAAACATCTTCGAGCGGTTCAATGATCGCGTGTCAATTTTTCAACTTCAGGTCGCACGCATGACGTCGCACTCAAACGCAAACAGCCGCCCCCATCTCGCCAACGGCCTCATATCCACTCCCACCATCCTCAATGCCTTCCAGACCACCGTCGCCACCGTGTCATAAGCAGGAATATCCGTCGCCATTTCGAACGCACGCACCAGATGCGCCGCGTGCAGATTCGTGCAGAAGGTCGTCACTGCATCCGGTCTCGCGAACGCTGCCTCGCGCATCATGATCGCGAGTTGTGTATCGGGCACTTCAGCGAAGCTGAAATTATCTCGCAGCCCCAAATGCCGTTCCGCGACGCATTCAATCCCGAGCTTCTCATAGTTACGCACAATCCGCTGCTGAACATCATCCGTATAGGGCGATACGAGACCCAGTCGCCGCACACAGGTCTTCTCGAAGATCTCGTTGAGCGCCAGCACCGAAGTCGTCGCGGGAATGCCCGTCGCCTGCGTAATCTGCCGACACAGCGCCTGATCGCGCTCGAATCCCAGCCAGCCCGCCGACGTTCCGCTCCAGCCGATCACGTCCACCCGCGCATCGGCCAGTTGACGCGCGGCCGTCAGAATCCGGCTCACCTCGAACTGGCCGAGCGCCTGCTCGGACAACGCGATCTCCGTCACCGTGAAGCGGGCAAAATGCGCGCTGACGTGCGGCAGTTCGCTCAGCATCGCCGCCGTCATCGGCTCGAGCGCGGTGTTCGACGACGGCGTCAGAATACCGAGCCGGATTCGTTTGCTTTGCATCTTGACGCGTCCCCTTTGCTTTAATCGGCGAGCAACAGCTTCACGCCCTCAGCGGCTTCATAACGCAGCGCGTCGAGATCGAGACCCGGAATCACGCCGTTATCCACCACCACGCGGCCGTTCACCACGTTATAGCGAACGCGCGCCGGCTCGCCCGCCGTCACCGGCGCAACGGCGACATCGTGAAAGCCGTTGAAGCGCAGATCGCTGACGTCATACAGCACGAAGTCCGCGGCCTTGCCGACTTCAAGCGTGCCGACCGCATCGAGTCCGAGCACGCCCGCGCCACCCGCGCTGCCCCAGTGAATCGTCTCTTCGACGGTAGTCGCCGACGCGCCCTGCGACGCGCGATGCACGAGCCACGCGAAATGCGCCTCGTTGGTCATGCTGCCGGATTCGTTCGACGCCACGCCATCCACGGCGAGCGACATCGGCACGCCGGCGGCCGCCATCTGCGGCGCGGGCGCGATGCCGCTGCCCAACCTGGCGTTACTGACCGGGCAATGCGAGCATCCACTGCCGGTTTCAGCGAGCATCGCGATCTCGCTCGCCTGCAGATGCACGAGATGTGCGAACCACACATCCGGTCCAAGCCACTCATGATCGGCGACGAACTCGACCGGCAGTTTGTTGAAGCGCTCCTTGCAGAAATCGACATAACGGGTCGTCTCGGACAGGTGCGTATGCAACCTCAAACCCATCCGCCGAGCCGCGCGCGCGACTTCGGGCAACAGTTCGGGCGGCAAGGAAAACGTCGGCGTGGTCGGCGCGACTACAACGCGACGCATCGAAGCCTCGCCGCCATCGTGATAGCGCGACTTCAAACGCTCGATATCGGCAAGCATCTGATCGAGCGTCTCGGGCTTGAGCGCGACTTTGGAAAAACCCGGATGATCTCCCGCCGCCTGCAACGCGCCGCCGCGGCACAACACGAAGCGCATGCCGAACGAAGCCGCTTCGTCGAATAGCAGATCGCCGGTTTCGGTGGTGCCGTCCGCGTGATAGAGATAGTGATGATCGGCGCACGTCGTCACGCCGGAGAGCAGCAACTCGGCAAGACCCAGGCGAGCGGCAACGCGCGCCAGATCCGGCGTAAAACGCGCAAGACGCGGATACGGTACAGCGGCGAGCCATTCCTGCAAATCCGCATTGATACCGGACGGCACGGCCTTCAACAGATTCTGGAACAGATGATGGTGCGTGTTGACCCAGCCCGGATACACCACGCAGGAACGCGCGTCGATTACGCGTTCATCCGCACGCGGTTCGAGATTCGGCGCGATGGTTTCGATACGGCCATTGCGGATCCGCAGATCGACCTGGCCGAGCCTCGCGCGCTCGCCGCTCATTCCGCTCATCACCGCGACAGGGTTCTTGATCAGCAACGCTTCAGTTTGCATGCTCACGATTCGATATCCTTTCGGTTACTGCGAAGCGGCCGCCTTTGCAAAGACGGCCGCGCTCGTCATGCACCATCCGCTTATTCGCGGACCATGTTGTGCGCCGGCACCACGTCCTCTTCATGCGCGCCGTTGAGCACCGCGTTCAGCACGACGGAAACGAGGCACGCCAGCACCACGCCGCTGTGCAGGAACGGTTGCGTCCAGTCGGGCATGTGCTTGAAGACCTGCGGCGCCATTACAGGAATCAACGCGGTGGCGATCGTAAAGCCGACAATCAGCACGTTGTAGCGATTGCGCTCGAAGTCCACCTTCGCCAACGTCTGCACACCGGCCGCGACCACCACGCCGAACATCGCGATACCCGCGCCGCCGAGCGCGGCGGAGGGCGTCGACGCAACCACCGCGCCGATCTTCGGCACCAGCGCCACCACGCACATCAGCACGCCGCTGATCGCCACCACCCAGCGGCTGCGCACGCCGGTCAGAATGACGAGCCCGACGTTCTCCATGAACGCGATGAACGGAAACGCCGCGAACATGCCCGCAATCGCGCTCGCCAGACCGTTCGCACGCATGCCGCGCACCACGTCCTCCTCGCTCACGTCCTTATCGACGATGTCGCCGATCGCGACGAACAGGCCCATGGATTCGACCATCTGCACCACCATCACGACGATCATCGTCAGCACCGGCACCAGCGAAAAAACGGGCGTGCCGAAGTGAAACGGCAGCGGCATGGTGAACCACGGCGCCTGTGCCACGCTCGCGAAATTGCCCATGCCGAGTGAACATGCCAGAATGCCGCCGGCAATCAAACCGATCAGCACGGACAGATTGCGCAGAAACGCATTGGCAAAACGGTTGATCGCGAGAATCACGAGCGCGACGAACAGCGTGACGCTCAGGAAGGGCAGCGCGCCGAACTGCTGCTGCGCGGCCTCGCCGCCACCAGCCCATTGATACGCGACGGGAAACAACTGCAAGCCGATCACGGTCACGATGCAGCCGGTCACCACGGGTGGAAAGAATCTTCGTAAGCGCCCGACCAGCGGCGCGGCGAACATCGTGAACAGACCCGCGCCAATCACGGCGCCACACACGCCGGCAAAGCCGACGCCCGGACTCGTGCCGATCGCGATCACCGGCCCGACACTGCTGAATGCGACGCCTTGCAGAATCGGCAGACGCACACCGAACTTCCAGACGCCGACGGTTTGCAGAATCGTCGAGATGCCCGAGCAAAACAGCGCCGTGCTGATGAGCACGGTGGTGTCGGCCGGCGACATCTTCAGTGCCGACGCGACGATCAGCGGCACCGCAATGGCGCCGATGTAAGCCACTAGCATGTGCTGCAAACCGAGCGTGATCATCTGGCGCTTCGGCAGAATGCGATCGACGGGGTGTATGGCGGTGTTCATGACGTGTCTCCAAATTATGGTTATCGATCGGAGCGCGCCGCACGGACCTAGCCGCGCGGCACTACGACGCGCGCCGACCGGATCTCCCGTCAGGCCGCAACCGGCACGGCAAGACAGGCATGGAAGCGGTCGGTCAGCGCGGCGCGATCGAGATCGCGTCCGATGAAAACGATGCGGCACGAACGCGGCTCACTGCCCCACACTTGCGCCGCGCGTAGTTCGATGACGTTGTGCACGCCTTGCAGCACGTAGCGATGCGACTGGCCTTGCACCGCGAGAATGCCTTTCATACGGAACAGGTTTGCGGCATCCGAGTTGCGCAGTTCGGCGAGCCACGCCTGTAGCGCGTCGAGGTCGA from Paraburkholderia phytofirmans PsJN carries:
- the thrS gene encoding threonine--tRNA ligase, yielding MNDIDHRVIGNKLDLFHQQEEGVGMVFWHPRGWELYRVLEVYVRARMRRAGFREIRTPQLLARSLWEKSGHWEKFGAAMYSLADAEEGRALCLKPMSCPCHVQVFNQRVRSYRELPVRYSEFGACHRDEPSGSLEGLKRTRAFVQDDAHVFCTEAQIEVEVGRFCALLRTVYADLGFPRFKVALATRPAMRAGDDQTWDRAEDALANAARAAGLEFEVLEGEGAFYGPKLEFHLLDSRARSWQCGTIQLDFVLPERLDAEFVNERNERERPVMIHHAVLGSMERFIAMLLEHHEGWLPVWLAPEQVVVATISETNRAYAQEVMQALDDAGVRAVLDSRPERLEKKIVDAREKQVPLLVVVGSRDERDQTISIRLRDGRQMTVSFVEAVERLRSMALTPVMASKL
- a CDS encoding maleate cis-trans isomerase family protein, with the translated sequence MQSKRIRLGILTPSSNTALEPMTAAMLSELPHVSAHFARFTVTEIALSEQALGQFEVSRILTAARQLADARVDVIGWSGTSAGWLGFERDQALCRQITQATGIPATTSVLALNEIFEKTCVRRLGLVSPYTDDVQQRIVRNYEKLGIECVAERHLGLRDNFSFAEVPDTQLAIMMREAAFARPDAVTTFCTNLHAAHLVRAFEMATDIPAYDTVATVVWKALRMVGVDMRPLARWGRLFAFECDVMRAT
- a CDS encoding nucleobase:cation symporter-2 family protein; translation: MNTAIHPVDRILPKRQMITLGLQHMLVAYIGAIAVPLIVASALKMSPADTTVLISTALFCSGISTILQTVGVWKFGVRLPILQGVAFSSVGPVIAIGTSPGVGFAGVCGAVIGAGLFTMFAAPLVGRLRRFFPPVVTGCIVTVIGLQLFPVAYQWAGGGEAAQQQFGALPFLSVTLFVALVILAINRFANAFLRNLSVLIGLIAGGILACSLGMGNFASVAQAPWFTMPLPFHFGTPVFSLVPVLTMIVVMVVQMVESMGLFVAIGDIVDKDVSEEDVVRGMRANGLASAIAGMFAAFPFIAFMENVGLVILTGVRSRWVVAISGVLMCVVALVPKIGAVVASTPSAALGGAGIAMFGVVVAAGVQTLAKVDFERNRYNVLIVGFTIATALIPVMAPQVFKHMPDWTQPFLHSGVVLACLVSVVLNAVLNGAHEEDVVPAHNMVRE
- a CDS encoding amidohydrolase family protein produces the protein MQTEALLIKNPVAVMSGMSGERARLGQVDLRIRNGRIETIAPNLEPRADERVIDARSCVVYPGWVNTHHHLFQNLLKAVPSGINADLQEWLAAVPYPRLARFTPDLARVAARLGLAELLLSGVTTCADHHYLYHADGTTETGDLLFDEAASFGMRFVLCRGGALQAAGDHPGFSKVALKPETLDQMLADIERLKSRYHDGGEASMRRVVVAPTTPTFSLPPELLPEVARAARRMGLRLHTHLSETTRYVDFCKERFNKLPVEFVADHEWLGPDVWFAHLVHLQASEIAMLAETGSGCSHCPVSNARLGSGIAPAPQMAAAGVPMSLAVDGVASNESGSMTNEAHFAWLVHRASQGASATTVEETIHWGSAGGAGVLGLDAVGTLEVGKAADFVLYDVSDLRFNGFHDVAVAPVTAGEPARVRYNVVNGRVVVDNGVIPGLDLDALRYEAAEGVKLLLAD